The following proteins are encoded in a genomic region of Sneathiella marina:
- the hutC gene encoding histidine utilization repressor, translating to MNIATQLDVKKSEPLYIQIKRLIVEKIQSGAWKAGDKIPTEHALVRDLDASRMTVNRALRELTQDGVLARRQGSGTFVAPAKLETGLLEIKNIADEIISRGNTHSSEILALETVIAPDDISIVMSGAAGNSFFHCVLLHRENNEPVQLEDRYVNPAQVPNFLQQDFGSETPSGFLIRTVPYSRADHRISAEIPTEEQKSLLSLREGEPVLTLERHTYAGDDVITTVRLYHPGSRFAFGGAFTPDRR from the coding sequence ATGAATATCGCAACGCAATTAGATGTCAAAAAATCTGAGCCTTTATATATTCAGATCAAGCGGCTGATTGTTGAGAAAATTCAGTCGGGAGCCTGGAAAGCCGGCGATAAAATACCGACAGAGCATGCATTGGTAAGGGATCTTGATGCATCGCGGATGACTGTTAATCGTGCACTTCGGGAGCTGACACAAGACGGTGTATTGGCGCGGCGGCAAGGCTCGGGCACATTTGTTGCGCCGGCAAAACTTGAAACCGGTTTGTTGGAAATAAAGAATATTGCCGACGAAATCATTTCCCGTGGCAACACACACAGCTCCGAGATACTGGCACTGGAAACCGTAATTGCGCCAGATGACATTTCAATTGTCATGAGCGGTGCTGCCGGGAATTCTTTTTTCCATTGTGTCCTGCTTCATCGTGAGAACAATGAACCGGTTCAACTGGAGGATCGGTATGTAAATCCCGCGCAAGTACCGAATTTCCTGCAGCAGGATTTTGGATCTGAAACACCCAGTGGGTTTTTAATCCGGACAGTTCCGTATAGTCGGGCTGATCACCGGATCAGCGCCGAAATCCCGACAGAAGAGCAAAAATCCTTGTTGAGTTTGCGCGAAGGCGAACCAGTCCTGACGCTAGAACGACATACCTATGCTGGCGACGATGTGATCACCACGGTCCGTCTCTATCATCCGGGAAGCCGGTTCGCATTTGGTGGCGCATTTACCCCGGATCGACGCTAG
- a CDS encoding trimethylamine methyltransferase family protein: MSEPRSRGGRRGREARKEARQNKSGNTIPYIKRNIPVSNLTSDEALEIIESNADTILEEIGIDFRDDPESLQLWRDAGADVQGERVHFPKGLCRELLKTAPSEFTQYARNPARNVQIGGNNTVFVPVYGPPFVHDMDKGRRYGTIEDFENFVKLAYMAPAMHHSGGTVCEPVDLPVNKRHFDMVYSHIKYSDKPFMGSVTAPERAQDSVDMASLVFGEDFVQNNCVMLNLINANSPMTFDATMLGALRTYAANNQACVVSPFILSGAMSPVSPAGTLSQLLAEALAGTALTQIIKPGTPVLFGTFVSSISMQSGAPTFGTPESSLVLNGAAQLARRLNLPFRSGGSFTASKLPDAQAAYESAQTLLMTLMSGVNFALHSAGWLEGGLCSSYEKFVMDIDQCAMMEVMARGIDVSENGQAMDAVREVGPGGHFLGCAHTQANFEDAFYRSRIADNNSVEQWQSDGSKDAATRANEIWKQMLNDYQAPALDPGIDESLQAFMTKRKNEFPDSNV, translated from the coding sequence ATGAGTGAGCCGAGATCCCGTGGTGGACGCCGTGGTCGCGAAGCGCGCAAGGAAGCGCGTCAGAATAAATCTGGGAATACGATTCCCTATATCAAAAGAAATATTCCGGTCTCCAATTTAACCAGTGATGAAGCACTGGAGATCATTGAATCCAACGCCGATACCATTCTCGAAGAAATAGGAATCGATTTTCGAGATGATCCGGAATCTCTGCAACTTTGGAGAGATGCCGGTGCAGATGTCCAAGGGGAACGTGTCCATTTTCCAAAGGGTTTATGCCGCGAGCTGTTAAAGACAGCCCCTTCAGAATTTACCCAATATGCAAGGAACCCGGCCCGAAACGTTCAAATTGGCGGAAACAACACTGTTTTTGTACCAGTTTATGGTCCTCCCTTTGTACATGATATGGATAAAGGTCGGCGGTATGGCACCATTGAAGATTTTGAAAATTTCGTAAAACTCGCCTATATGGCGCCCGCTATGCATCATTCCGGCGGTACGGTTTGCGAACCTGTGGATTTACCTGTTAACAAACGGCACTTCGATATGGTCTATAGCCATATCAAATATTCTGACAAGCCATTTATGGGATCGGTTACAGCCCCTGAACGGGCGCAAGATAGTGTCGATATGGCATCTCTGGTTTTCGGTGAGGATTTTGTCCAGAATAATTGTGTCATGCTAAACCTGATCAATGCAAATTCACCAATGACTTTCGATGCGACAATGCTGGGTGCCCTTAGAACCTACGCGGCCAACAATCAGGCTTGCGTTGTCTCGCCTTTTATCCTCTCTGGCGCAATGAGCCCTGTTTCCCCGGCCGGAACCCTGTCACAGTTGCTGGCTGAAGCTCTAGCCGGAACGGCTCTCACGCAAATAATCAAGCCCGGTACACCTGTTTTATTCGGTACTTTTGTAAGTTCTATCTCCATGCAGTCCGGTGCACCAACATTTGGAACGCCTGAAAGTTCCCTGGTATTGAACGGTGCTGCCCAGCTCGCACGTCGACTAAATTTACCTTTCCGGTCTGGTGGATCCTTTACTGCATCCAAATTGCCGGATGCTCAGGCAGCCTATGAAAGCGCGCAGACACTCCTTATGACTCTTATGTCAGGTGTGAATTTTGCGTTGCATTCTGCCGGCTGGCTGGAAGGCGGATTATGTTCGTCTTACGAAAAATTTGTCATGGATATCGATCAATGCGCCATGATGGAAGTCATGGCGCGGGGTATTGATGTCAGCGAAAATGGACAGGCTATGGATGCCGTTCGTGAAGTTGGCCCGGGCGGCCATTTCCTGGGCTGTGCCCATACACAAGCCAATTTTGAGGACGCTTTTTACCGGTCACGCATCGCGGATAATAATTCCGTCGAACAATGGCAAAGTGATGGAAGCAAGGATGCGGCAACCCGCGCCAACGAGATCTGGAAACAAATGCTAAACGACTATCAGGCACCCGCCCTGGACCCCGGAATCGATGAATCGCTGCAAGCCTTTATGACGAAGCGGAAAAATGAATTCCCGGATTCGAACGTCTAG
- a CDS encoding GcvT family protein, translating into MKSHARVVVIGGGVVGVSTLYHLTKKGWSDVVLLERTELTAGSTWHAAGLLPLFNMSYAVGKIHKYSVDLYKQLEAETGQNVSFHVTGNLRLATNKERMDEYMKYCGTANTIGVPYEIITPQQVKELWPLSETDGLVGALYHPDDGHIAPVDVTNAMAIGARNGGAEIYRQTEVLSIEQQRNGEWLIRTSKGDITAEHVVSCTGNYARQTLSMVGLDIPVIPVEHQYIVTDEVPELVERKKQGLPEMAVLRESDASYYLREERQGYILGPYEKGAPACFVDGVPDTFGQDLFPGDLERLMPHVEAAIARVPTFADAGIKDIVNGPIAYTPDGSPMIGPAWGLKNFWMNEGHSFGVTAAGGSGWQLAEWITEGEPGIDMMDVDPRRFGAYATKPYTKIKNEECYEHVFVIHYPDEERGAGRPLKMSPCHDRMAARGAVFGQRYGWERPNWFAPEGVEPKDVWSFRRTNYFEHVGNEVKNMRENAGLIDITSFSKFQVSGPGAEAYLDRLVCRKLPKGIGRINLSHALNKNGGVRSEFTIMRDGPEEFYLVSSGAAERFDHDYLFKNLPDDGSVRLDNVTTAHGVLVLAGPRARDILSKITDADLSNDGFKWLTGQHITVGLAPCRALRVNFVGDLGWELHHPIEYQNHIYDAIVAAGEEFGLSMCGMRAMDSLRMEKNYRMWGQDLTSEYTVFEAGLEKFVHMDKGDFVGRDALIAQKEAGVPQSFVCLDVLGIKDADPMGNEPLYDLDGNIVGRATAGAYGHWVGKSLAQGYIKAGLETIGTELEIEILGERYKTVVIEESVFDPENTRLRS; encoded by the coding sequence ATGAAATCACATGCACGGGTCGTTGTCATTGGCGGAGGCGTCGTCGGCGTCAGTACACTTTACCATCTGACAAAAAAAGGATGGAGCGACGTTGTTCTTTTGGAGCGTACCGAGCTTACAGCGGGATCCACGTGGCATGCCGCAGGCTTGCTGCCGCTCTTTAATATGAGCTATGCGGTTGGTAAAATCCATAAATACAGTGTTGATTTGTACAAGCAACTGGAAGCCGAGACCGGTCAAAATGTTAGTTTTCATGTAACCGGTAATTTACGCCTTGCGACGAATAAAGAACGCATGGACGAATATATGAAATATTGCGGAACTGCGAATACAATTGGCGTTCCTTATGAAATCATCACCCCGCAACAGGTCAAGGAGCTTTGGCCCTTAAGTGAAACGGACGGACTGGTTGGCGCCCTTTATCATCCGGACGACGGGCATATTGCGCCGGTTGACGTCACTAACGCTATGGCAATCGGAGCGAGAAACGGCGGCGCCGAAATTTATCGGCAAACTGAAGTCCTGTCCATCGAACAACAACGAAATGGTGAATGGCTGATCAGAACCAGCAAGGGCGATATCACAGCGGAGCATGTTGTGAGCTGTACAGGCAATTATGCACGCCAGACGTTATCCATGGTTGGACTTGATATTCCGGTAATTCCGGTTGAACACCAATATATTGTCACCGATGAAGTTCCCGAACTGGTCGAACGGAAGAAACAAGGTCTTCCGGAAATGGCCGTTCTTCGGGAAAGCGATGCGTCCTATTATCTTCGCGAAGAACGTCAGGGATATATTCTTGGCCCGTACGAAAAAGGGGCGCCTGCCTGTTTTGTTGACGGTGTGCCCGATACCTTTGGCCAGGACCTGTTTCCAGGAGATCTGGAACGTTTAATGCCGCATGTCGAAGCCGCAATTGCGCGTGTCCCCACATTTGCCGACGCGGGGATCAAGGATATCGTCAATGGCCCAATTGCGTATACGCCAGATGGAAGCCCGATGATTGGTCCCGCATGGGGACTGAAGAACTTCTGGATGAATGAAGGCCATAGTTTTGGCGTGACTGCGGCGGGTGGTTCCGGATGGCAATTGGCGGAATGGATAACCGAAGGCGAGCCGGGAATTGACATGATGGATGTTGATCCACGCCGTTTTGGTGCCTATGCAACGAAACCCTACACAAAGATTAAGAATGAAGAATGCTACGAGCATGTCTTTGTGATCCATTATCCGGATGAAGAACGCGGCGCTGGGCGTCCGTTGAAAATGAGCCCATGCCACGACCGTATGGCCGCACGCGGTGCCGTCTTCGGTCAGCGTTATGGCTGGGAACGCCCAAACTGGTTTGCACCGGAAGGTGTAGAACCCAAAGACGTCTGGAGTTTTCGGCGCACAAACTACTTCGAGCATGTCGGAAATGAAGTCAAAAATATGAGGGAAAACGCCGGCCTCATAGATATAACAAGCTTTTCCAAATTTCAGGTAAGCGGGCCAGGCGCAGAAGCCTATCTCGATCGACTTGTATGCCGGAAATTACCGAAAGGGATCGGTCGGATTAATCTTAGTCATGCGCTGAATAAAAATGGTGGGGTTCGTTCCGAATTTACAATCATGCGCGATGGGCCGGAGGAATTCTATCTGGTCAGCTCCGGCGCGGCAGAACGGTTTGATCATGACTATCTATTCAAAAACTTGCCGGATGACGGTTCGGTTCGGTTGGACAATGTAACGACGGCACATGGTGTCTTGGTCTTGGCCGGTCCGCGAGCACGGGACATATTATCAAAAATAACAGATGCTGATTTGTCCAATGACGGTTTTAAATGGTTGACTGGTCAGCATATTACAGTTGGTTTGGCGCCGTGCCGGGCGTTACGGGTCAATTTTGTCGGCGACCTGGGGTGGGAACTGCATCATCCGATCGAATATCAAAACCATATTTACGACGCAATCGTCGCAGCTGGAGAAGAGTTCGGGCTGTCAATGTGCGGAATGCGGGCAATGGATAGCCTGAGGATGGAGAAAAACTACCGGATGTGGGGGCAGGACCTGACCAGCGAATACACGGTTTTCGAAGCTGGCCTGGAAAAATTTGTTCACATGGACAAAGGGGATTTCGTTGGCCGTGATGCCTTGATCGCGCAGAAGGAGGCCGGTGTTCCGCAATCATTTGTCTGCCTTGACGTGTTGGGAATAAAAGATGCGGATCCGATGGGAAATGAGCCGTTATATGATCTTGACGGAAATATTGTTGGCCGGGCAACTGCCGGTGCATATGGGCACTGGGTTGGAAAGAGCTTGGCCCAAGGCTATATAAAAGCAGGGCTAGAGACAATTGGGACGGAGCTGGAAATCGAGATCCTCGGGGAAAGATACAAAACAGTGGTGATAGAAGAATCTGTTTTTGATCCTGAAAATACTCGCCTTAGATCCTGA
- a CDS encoding corrinoid protein has protein sequence MDEEEIDLSALDDSELVEQMHDDLYDGLADEICEGVNILLGRGWEPYRVLTEALVEGMRIVGIDFRDGILFVPEVLLAANSMKSGMAILKPLLAETGAPKAGKMVIGTVKGDIHDIGKNLVIMMMEGAGFEVIDLGINNPVENYIAALEEHEPDIIGMSALLTTTMPYMKVVIDTMKEKGIRDDFIVMVGGAPLNEEFADSVGADAYGRDAAMTVEIAQRMVAERRAA, from the coding sequence ATGGACGAAGAAGAAATTGATCTCTCTGCGTTAGATGATTCTGAGCTTGTTGAGCAGATGCATGATGATCTCTATGACGGTTTGGCCGACGAGATTTGTGAAGGCGTCAATATTCTTCTGGGGCGGGGTTGGGAACCCTATAGAGTACTGACAGAAGCTCTGGTTGAAGGCATGCGGATTGTCGGTATTGATTTTCGTGACGGAATCTTATTCGTGCCGGAAGTACTTTTGGCGGCAAATTCCATGAAGTCTGGAATGGCTATCCTGAAGCCCTTGCTCGCAGAAACAGGGGCGCCGAAGGCGGGAAAAATGGTTATCGGCACCGTGAAAGGTGATATTCACGATATTGGTAAGAATCTCGTCATCATGATGATGGAGGGAGCCGGATTTGAAGTAATCGACTTGGGAATTAACAATCCGGTCGAAAACTATATTGCCGCTTTGGAAGAGCATGAGCCAGATATTATAGGGATGTCCGCGCTTCTCACGACAACCATGCCCTATATGAAAGTTGTCATAGATACCATGAAAGAGAAGGGCATTCGCGATGACTTCATTGTTATGGTTGGCGGAGCTCCGCTCAATGAAGAATTTGCTGATAGCGTCGGTGCCGATGCGTATGGCCGGGATGCCGCGATGACCGTTGAAATTGCCCAGCGGATGGTCGCAGAGCGTCGGGCGGCCTGA
- a CDS encoding DUF1638 domain-containing protein has protein sequence MEHSHPKTLLIACGALAEETLAVLDEKKWQHIEITCLPAKLHNSPTLIPEAMRQKIRENKTEFDQILALYGDCGTGGLLDNVLREEGVERISGAHCYEFFASSEVFKQYAEAEPGTFYLTDYLARHFDRLIIRDLGIDRHPELLPLYFGNYKKVLYLSQTENVELQAKAKAAAEKLSLEYEYRFTGLSGLENFLEDKVG, from the coding sequence ATGGAGCATTCTCACCCAAAAACCCTCTTGATAGCCTGCGGTGCCTTGGCGGAAGAAACCTTGGCGGTTCTCGATGAGAAGAAATGGCAACATATAGAGATTACATGCTTGCCAGCGAAACTCCATAATTCCCCGACTTTGATACCAGAGGCAATGCGGCAGAAAATTCGAGAGAACAAGACGGAATTCGATCAGATACTAGCTCTTTACGGTGACTGCGGAACAGGCGGTTTGCTGGATAATGTTTTACGCGAGGAAGGGGTGGAGCGGATATCCGGGGCACATTGCTATGAATTTTTTGCAAGCTCTGAGGTGTTCAAACAGTATGCGGAGGCAGAACCTGGAACTTTCTATTTAACCGACTATCTTGCCCGGCATTTTGATCGATTGATAATCAGGGATCTTGGAATAGATCGGCATCCTGAATTGCTTCCCTTGTATTTCGGTAATTACAAGAAAGTCTTGTATTTATCGCAAACGGAGAATGTTGAATTGCAGGCGAAAGCAAAAGCGGCCGCCGAGAAACTTTCTTTAGAATACGAGTATCGGTTTACAGGGTTGAGCGGGCTAGAGAACTTTCTTGAAGATAAGGTGGGATAA
- a CDS encoding virulence factor, translating to MAQLSILYWRDIPSQVVVKQGRKNAKVLLSERFQVAIDMAAMRDGSHETDAYLEGWRKGTAEPVDGDMQEAADTAANAIESSYDKDVVKRLVANGGRETDA from the coding sequence GTGGCGCAACTGAGTATTTTATACTGGCGGGACATTCCGTCACAAGTCGTGGTGAAGCAAGGCCGGAAGAACGCCAAAGTATTGCTTTCCGAACGGTTTCAGGTTGCCATTGATATGGCGGCGATGCGTGATGGATCCCATGAAACGGATGCATATCTTGAGGGGTGGCGAAAAGGGACCGCTGAACCAGTAGACGGGGATATGCAAGAAGCCGCGGATACTGCCGCAAATGCGATTGAATCCAGTTATGATAAGGATGTAGTTAAGCGGCTGGTGGCCAATGGCGGACGGGAAACAGATGCCTAA
- a CDS encoding methylenetetrahydrofolate reductase C-terminal domain-containing protein — protein sequence MPKTAYQPSHTSPVVRSRALFTIRLWSVRHSRGLERIYKLLAKIFLKLHPFWSWVGYKRAEKPVVFVEKAVKGLLFDCRMCGQCALSDTGMSCPMNCPKSLRNGPCGGVRANGNCEVEPDMPCVWVEAWKGSRNMKEGDQILKVQEPVNHSYRGTSSWLRVTAEDAARLKKEKETLTAARNTQ from the coding sequence ATGCCTAAAACAGCTTATCAGCCATCCCATACAAGTCCGGTTGTTCGCTCCCGCGCATTATTTACTATCAGGCTCTGGTCAGTTCGTCATTCCCGCGGATTGGAACGTATTTACAAATTGCTCGCGAAAATTTTCTTGAAACTGCATCCTTTTTGGTCGTGGGTAGGGTACAAAAGGGCGGAAAAACCGGTTGTATTCGTTGAAAAAGCCGTGAAAGGACTGTTGTTTGACTGTCGTATGTGCGGACAATGCGCCCTTAGTGACACGGGTATGTCCTGTCCGATGAATTGCCCTAAATCCTTGCGAAATGGCCCTTGCGGCGGCGTCAGGGCCAACGGAAATTGCGAAGTGGAACCGGATATGCCTTGCGTCTGGGTTGAGGCATGGAAAGGCAGTCGGAACATGAAAGAAGGCGATCAAATTCTAAAAGTCCAGGAGCCGGTCAATCATTCATACCGCGGAACGTCTTCGTGGCTGCGCGTTACTGCGGAAGATGCTGCACGGTTGAAAAAAGAAAAAGAAACTCTGACAGCCGCCAGGAATACACAATGA
- a CDS encoding methylenetetrahydrofolate reductase: MTQNPLADEGEPLPAQPGHSSRGRLERVLRAGEFAVTAELNPPDSADPNEVFERGAIFDGWVDGINATDGSGANCHMSSVSICALLTRVGYSPIMQISCRDHNRIAIQGNVLGAAAMGVNNILCLTGDGVQAGDQPGAKPVFDLDCMSLLRTIKQMRDDGRFLSGRKITAPPQVFLGAAINPFAPPYEFRALRLAKKIEAGAQFVQSQYCFDIPMLEKYMEQVRDQGLDEKCFILIGVGPLASAKAAKWIRSNVPGIHIPDSIVERLEGAENQKLEGKKICIEMLQQVHEMKGVSGAHVMAYRQEELVADIVYEAGVLKGRKPWKREMNPDFEAVSDAVETVKEQFDISIDPQEAVAAASEEV; this comes from the coding sequence ATGACTCAAAATCCTTTAGCCGATGAGGGAGAGCCGCTTCCAGCGCAGCCGGGTCATTCGTCACGTGGCCGGCTCGAAAGAGTGTTACGTGCCGGTGAATTTGCTGTGACTGCAGAGTTAAATCCGCCCGATAGCGCAGATCCAAACGAAGTATTTGAGCGCGGTGCAATTTTTGATGGCTGGGTTGACGGGATTAACGCCACCGATGGCTCAGGCGCAAACTGCCATATGTCATCGGTCAGCATATGCGCCTTGCTAACACGTGTCGGGTATTCTCCGATAATGCAGATATCCTGTCGTGATCATAACCGCATTGCAATCCAGGGAAATGTCCTGGGAGCTGCAGCGATGGGGGTAAATAACATACTTTGCTTAACCGGCGATGGGGTTCAGGCGGGCGATCAACCCGGCGCCAAGCCGGTATTCGATCTTGACTGCATGTCTTTACTCAGGACCATAAAACAAATGCGGGATGACGGGCGGTTTCTTTCGGGTCGAAAAATTACGGCGCCGCCGCAGGTGTTTCTGGGTGCCGCCATAAATCCTTTTGCACCGCCATATGAATTTCGCGCCCTTCGCCTGGCCAAGAAAATTGAGGCGGGTGCACAATTCGTTCAATCACAATATTGTTTCGATATCCCGATGCTTGAGAAATATATGGAACAGGTTCGTGACCAGGGGCTAGATGAAAAATGTTTTATCCTAATTGGCGTCGGTCCGTTGGCCTCGGCGAAGGCCGCTAAATGGATCCGGTCAAATGTTCCGGGAATCCATATACCTGATAGCATCGTCGAACGTCTCGAAGGCGCTGAAAACCAAAAGCTTGAAGGTAAGAAAATCTGCATCGAGATGCTCCAACAAGTGCATGAGATGAAAGGCGTTTCCGGGGCTCACGTGATGGCGTATCGGCAAGAGGAACTAGTTGCAGATATTGTTTATGAAGCAGGTGTCTTAAAGGGCCGTAAACCCTGGAAACGTGAAATGAACCCCGATTTCGAAGCCGTTTCAGATGCCGTGGAAACGGTGAAGGAACAATTTGATATATCAATTGATCCGCAAGAAGCAGTTGCTGCCGCTTCTGAGGAAGTCTAA
- a CDS encoding methyltetrahydrofolate cobalamin methyltransferase, producing MTDTIISSATKEVVIGFDRPFVIIGERINPTGRKLLAAEMKIGDYSRVESDALAQVAAGAQMLDVNAGIPLADEPRILAEAIQLVQSLTDAPLSIDSSIVEALESGLAVYKGKALVNSVTGEEDRLETVLPLVKKHGAAVVAISNDETGISEDPDVRFAVAKKIVERAQDYGISPADVVVDPLVMPVGAINDAGRQVLTLINRLRTELKVNTTCGASNFSFGLPNRHGMNAAFLSMAIGAGMTSAITNPLHEPEMAAIKGANVVMGRDPNCVSWIKTFREPAAEGSVEMGRRGNRRRRRNA from the coding sequence ATGACTGATACAATCATTTCCTCAGCTACTAAAGAAGTTGTTATTGGCTTCGACCGTCCTTTTGTCATTATCGGTGAGCGGATAAATCCCACGGGGAGGAAACTTCTCGCTGCTGAAATGAAAATTGGGGATTACAGCCGGGTGGAATCTGATGCACTGGCCCAAGTTGCTGCGGGTGCCCAGATGTTGGATGTCAATGCCGGTATTCCGCTTGCCGATGAACCCCGTATCCTCGCCGAAGCAATCCAACTTGTTCAAAGCCTGACAGATGCTCCTTTATCTATCGACAGCTCGATTGTTGAAGCATTGGAATCCGGGTTGGCCGTGTACAAGGGAAAAGCCCTAGTCAATTCCGTTACCGGGGAGGAAGACCGGCTGGAAACGGTTCTACCACTGGTAAAGAAGCATGGTGCGGCGGTTGTTGCAATTTCAAACGACGAAACCGGCATATCCGAAGATCCCGACGTTCGTTTTGCGGTTGCCAAGAAAATTGTCGAGCGGGCACAGGACTATGGAATATCTCCAGCAGATGTTGTTGTCGATCCTCTAGTGATGCCTGTCGGAGCTATCAATGACGCGGGTCGTCAGGTATTGACGCTTATCAATCGCCTTCGCACGGAGCTTAAAGTTAACACCACATGCGGTGCATCAAACTTCAGTTTCGGATTGCCCAATCGCCACGGAATGAACGCAGCATTTCTATCAATGGCAATCGGGGCCGGAATGACATCAGCTATTACCAACCCATTACATGAACCGGAAATGGCAGCGATAAAAGGCGCGAATGTGGTGATGGGCCGCGATCCAAATTGTGTTAGCTGGATCAAGACTTTCCGGGAGCCTGCAGCTGAGGGAAGTGTGGAAATGGGCCGCAGAGGGAACCGTCGACGGAGACGCAATGCCTAA